Proteins from a single region of Streptomyces sp. TN58:
- a CDS encoding MBL fold metallo-hydrolase: MDEVPLPPQTGSWLLPAATAGVVREHGWLRPDFADRDGVLRLDSHSFAMVVDGLRVLVDTGIGNGKTRANPAWHGLRTDYLERLTLAGFPPESVDLVLLTHLHTDHVGWNTRQVAGSWVPTFPNARYLTSKAEYDFWADHAMDDARAAVFRDSVHPVEEAGLLEAVDVPAGGLTLAAGLELVPAPGHTPGHTAVRVTGGGATALITGDCIHHPVQLAHPEIGSCVDIDPARAEATRRSVLASLAGTGTLLLGTHFPPPTAGRVVADGDAYRLEAVPGGAAAKPSRNSSTSPHA, from the coding sequence ATCGACGAAGTCCCCCTGCCACCGCAGACCGGCTCCTGGCTCCTGCCCGCCGCCACCGCCGGCGTCGTGCGCGAACACGGCTGGCTGCGCCCCGACTTCGCCGATCGCGACGGAGTCCTGCGCCTGGACAGCCACAGCTTCGCGATGGTCGTGGACGGCCTGCGCGTCCTCGTCGACACGGGGATCGGCAACGGCAAGACCCGGGCCAACCCGGCGTGGCACGGCCTGCGCACCGACTACCTCGAACGGCTGACGCTGGCGGGATTCCCGCCGGAGTCGGTCGACCTGGTCCTGCTGACCCACCTGCACACCGACCACGTCGGCTGGAACACCCGCCAGGTCGCAGGCAGTTGGGTACCGACCTTCCCCAACGCCCGCTACCTCACCTCGAAGGCGGAGTACGACTTCTGGGCGGACCACGCCATGGACGACGCCCGAGCGGCCGTCTTCCGCGACTCCGTGCACCCGGTGGAGGAGGCGGGCCTGCTCGAAGCGGTCGACGTACCGGCCGGAGGCCTCACCCTGGCCGCCGGCCTGGAGCTGGTACCGGCGCCCGGGCACACGCCGGGCCACACGGCCGTCCGGGTGACCGGCGGCGGCGCCACGGCGCTGATCACCGGGGACTGCATTCACCACCCCGTACAGCTGGCGCACCCGGAGATCGGCAGCTGCGTCGACATCGACCCCGCTCGGGCCGAGGCGACCCGCCGATCCGTGCTCGCCTCGCTCGCCGGGACGGGCACGCTCCTCCTCGGTACGCACTTCCCCCCGCCGACCGCCGGCCGCGTGGTCGCCGACGGCGACGCCTACCGGCTGGAAGCCGTCC
- a CDS encoding metallophosphoesterase family protein, giving the protein MRLLLTSDTHVPSRAKRLPEGLLRAAGEADAVIHAGDWTDEATLDVLESASRRLIAVYGNNDGPALRRRLPEVARAELGGLRFAVVHETGPAAGRERRCAALFPDTDVLVFGHSHIPWDSTAPGGLRLLNPGSPTDRRRQPHHTYLTLTAEDGALNDVVLHRLTV; this is encoded by the coding sequence ATGCGGCTGCTGCTGACCTCGGACACCCACGTGCCCTCGCGCGCCAAGCGCCTCCCGGAAGGCCTGTTGCGGGCCGCCGGCGAGGCCGACGCGGTGATCCACGCCGGGGACTGGACCGACGAGGCCACCCTCGACGTACTGGAGTCGGCGTCGCGGCGCCTGATCGCCGTGTACGGCAACAACGACGGGCCCGCCCTGCGCCGCAGGCTGCCCGAGGTCGCCCGCGCCGAACTCGGCGGCCTGCGCTTCGCCGTCGTCCACGAGACCGGGCCGGCCGCCGGTCGCGAACGCCGCTGCGCCGCGCTCTTCCCCGACACGGACGTCCTGGTGTTCGGGCACAGCCACATCCCCTGGGACTCCACCGCCCCTGGCGGGCTGCGCCTGCTCAACCCCGGCTCCCCGACCGACCGGCGGCGCCAACCCCACCACACGTATCTGACCCTCACCGCCGAGGACGGCGCCCTGAACGACGTCGTCCTCCACCGCCTGACCGTGTGA
- a CDS encoding Asp-tRNA(Asn)/Glu-tRNA(Gln) amidotransferase GatCAB subunit A, which yields MQPYELTVADAAEAVRTRRLSPVELVDSVLERIEEVQPSLGPYVSVTADRARSTARRAAADIAAGGARSPLHGIPAGLKDLIDVAGTATSASSRVRAGHRAPADSTVAARLSAAGAVFVGKTHTHEFAYGLTTPQTGNAWDPRRVAGGSSGGSAVAVAARAATFALGTDTGGSIRVPAALNGIVGLKPTYGLVPRHGVTSLSWSLDHVGPLTRTVEDAALVLARLVGRDPRDPASVAAPPGDYRPGPGTDLTGLRVGVPGNYYFDHVHPDVEAAVRGAIARLEDLGARLVDVTIPMTRYIRAIQWGLMVPEATAYHERTLRAVPGLYSADVRVLLEAGELMTAGDHLRAQRARTLLRQAWTDMTDLDAVDVIAAPTVPMTAVEAGQATVTWGDGTVESVSDAYVRLSAPADVTGVPSLTVPVGLDPQGLPIGMQLMGRPFGEAAVLRAGHAYERTAPSIGPAPAVPYRDRTARTRARSERAR from the coding sequence ATGCAGCCGTATGAACTGACCGTGGCTGACGCCGCCGAGGCGGTCCGGACGCGCCGGCTGTCGCCGGTCGAGCTGGTGGACTCGGTACTGGAGCGCATCGAGGAGGTGCAGCCCAGCCTGGGCCCCTATGTCTCGGTGACGGCGGACCGGGCGCGGAGTACGGCGCGGCGCGCGGCCGCCGACATCGCCGCGGGCGGGGCCCGCAGCCCCCTCCACGGCATACCCGCGGGCCTGAAGGACCTGATCGACGTGGCCGGTACGGCCACCTCCGCGAGTTCCCGGGTCCGCGCGGGGCACCGGGCGCCGGCCGACAGCACGGTCGCCGCACGGCTCTCCGCGGCCGGGGCGGTGTTCGTCGGCAAGACCCACACCCACGAGTTCGCCTACGGCCTCACCACCCCCCAGACCGGCAACGCCTGGGACCCGCGCCGGGTGGCCGGCGGATCCAGCGGCGGCTCGGCCGTCGCGGTCGCGGCCCGCGCGGCGACGTTCGCGCTGGGGACCGACACCGGCGGATCGATCCGGGTGCCCGCCGCCCTGAACGGGATCGTCGGCCTCAAGCCCACCTACGGGCTGGTCCCCCGGCACGGTGTGACCTCGCTGTCCTGGTCCCTCGACCATGTCGGGCCCCTCACCCGGACCGTGGAGGACGCCGCCCTGGTCCTGGCCCGGCTGGTGGGCCGCGACCCGCGCGACCCGGCGTCCGTCGCGGCGCCGCCCGGCGACTACCGGCCCGGTCCTGGCACGGACCTGACGGGACTTCGGGTCGGCGTGCCGGGCAACTACTACTTCGACCACGTCCACCCGGACGTCGAGGCCGCGGTACGGGGTGCGATCGCCCGGCTGGAAGACCTCGGCGCACGCCTCGTCGACGTCACGATCCCGATGACGCGCTACATCCGGGCGATCCAGTGGGGGCTGATGGTGCCCGAGGCGACGGCGTACCACGAGCGGACGCTGCGGGCGGTACCCGGCCTCTACTCGGCGGACGTACGGGTCCTGCTGGAGGCCGGCGAGCTGATGACCGCCGGGGACCACCTGCGTGCGCAGCGCGCCCGTACGCTCCTGCGGCAGGCGTGGACGGACATGACGGACCTGGACGCGGTCGACGTGATCGCCGCGCCCACCGTGCCGATGACGGCCGTGGAGGCCGGGCAGGCCACGGTGACCTGGGGCGACGGCACGGTGGAGAGCGTCTCCGACGCGTACGTGCGGCTGTCGGCCCCGGCCGACGTGACGGGGGTGCCGTCGCTGACCGTCCCGGTCGGCCTGGACCCGCAGGGGCTGCCGATCGGCATGCAGCTCATGGGGAGGCCCTTCGGCGAGGCGGCCGTGCTGCGCGCCGGCCACGCCTACGAGCGGACGGCCCCCTCCATCGGCCCGGCCCCGGCGGTCCCCTACCGCGACCGCACGGCCCGTACTCGGGCTCGGAGCGAGCGAGCCCGGTAA